In the Alteromonas sp. M12 genome, one interval contains:
- a CDS encoding acyl-CoA thioesterase gives MKWIIAPEQIDHYNHVNNVAYVSQLERVSWSHSMSLGLDIGIYQQLDRGMAISKHVIEYHAAALLGDHLLCATWVTKCDGKLKLSRRFQFIRESDGVTVLTAQTDFVCIALSSGKPKRMPIEFSETYGNVCLSSE, from the coding sequence ATGAAATGGATTATTGCCCCCGAGCAAATCGACCACTATAACCATGTAAATAATGTTGCCTATGTTTCGCAATTGGAGCGAGTATCTTGGTCACACTCGATGTCTTTAGGTTTGGATATTGGCATATATCAGCAATTAGACAGAGGTATGGCAATTAGTAAACATGTGATTGAATACCATGCTGCGGCCTTATTAGGTGATCATTTGCTGTGTGCAACTTGGGTAACAAAGTGTGATGGAAAATTAAAACTTTCTCGTCGATTTCAGTTTATTCGTGAATCGGATGGGGTCACTGTATTGACGGCTCAAACGGACTTCGTGTGCATCGCTTTATCGTCAGGAAAACCCAAACGTATGCCCATTGAATTTAGCGAGACATATGGCAACGTATGTTTATCCAGTGAATAA
- a CDS encoding CBM9 family sugar-binding protein, whose product MNILRMKIFALSTIVLFFSLIFSGRVSAIDVVATATPPIIDGENNEAQWQKAKWLPIDQVIMGGPLSKQDFQGQYRLLWDANKLYLQVEIVDDRLVDFNADPLDKYWDDDTLEIFLDEDASGGNHQYSYNAFAYHIALDNQVVDITPERTFALFNDHIESRWKRDVNAPHKIIWEAAISLYADDFDPTKSNSPVSLTAGKKVGFMLAYCDNDNSEVREHFIGSKDVEAVNGDKNRGWIDASVFDTLILSE is encoded by the coding sequence ATGAATATACTTCGCATGAAAATTTTCGCGCTAAGCACAATCGTTTTATTCTTTTCATTGATTTTCAGTGGACGGGTTTCTGCTATCGATGTAGTCGCCACCGCCACTCCTCCGATCATTGATGGCGAAAACAATGAAGCTCAATGGCAAAAAGCGAAATGGTTGCCAATTGACCAAGTCATTATGGGCGGTCCGTTAAGTAAACAAGACTTCCAAGGTCAGTACCGATTGCTGTGGGACGCCAACAAGCTTTATTTACAAGTTGAAATCGTCGACGACCGCTTAGTCGATTTTAATGCCGATCCCTTGGATAAATATTGGGATGACGATACCTTAGAAATATTTTTGGACGAAGACGCATCAGGCGGTAATCATCAGTATTCTTATAACGCGTTTGCTTACCACATCGCTTTAGATAACCAAGTTGTTGATATAACGCCAGAGCGTACTTTTGCGCTGTTCAATGATCACATAGAGAGTCGCTGGAAAAGAGACGTCAATGCACCTCATAAAATTATTTGGGAAGCGGCAATTTCGCTCTATGCAGATGATTTTGATCCAACCAAGTCTAACTCTCCTGTGAGTTTAACTGCCGGTAAAAAGGTCGGCTTCATGCTGGCCTACTGCGATAACGACAACAGTGAAGTTCGCGAGCACTTCATTGGCTCAAAAGATGTTGAAGCAGTAAATGGCGACAAAAACCGGGGTTGGATAGATGCCAGCGTGTTTGATACTTTAATTTTGAGTGAATAA
- a CDS encoding elongation factor P hydroxylase gives MHHYRDLIDIFNQCFEKSENTRLIKGESEPIYLPANERVDYHQVVFANGFFASGLHEIAHWCIAGKQRRLLEDYGYWYCPDGRDEQQQLAFEQVEIKPQAIEWAFSLAANFPFQVSTDNLNGVQPDRAAFQQKVRLQLEYYQQHGFPPRALVMIEALCSFYQVSLQSIIVSHCHSNRLSA, from the coding sequence GTGCATCACTATCGTGACTTAATTGACATATTTAATCAGTGCTTCGAAAAAAGCGAGAATACGCGGTTAATTAAAGGGGAAAGTGAGCCGATTTATTTGCCCGCCAACGAACGGGTTGACTATCATCAGGTAGTTTTTGCCAATGGTTTTTTTGCCAGTGGTTTGCATGAAATAGCCCACTGGTGCATTGCGGGTAAGCAAAGGCGACTACTAGAAGATTATGGCTATTGGTACTGTCCAGATGGTCGTGACGAACAGCAGCAACTAGCATTCGAACAAGTTGAAATAAAACCTCAAGCAATTGAGTGGGCGTTCAGCTTAGCCGCGAATTTCCCCTTCCAGGTCAGTACGGACAATTTAAATGGTGTTCAGCCTGACAGAGCTGCATTTCAACAAAAAGTGCGTCTACAACTAGAGTACTATCAGCAACATGGTTTTCCACCAAGGGCGCTTGTGATGATTGAGGCGCTGTGTTCGTTTTATCAGGTTTCTTTGCAATCCATTATTGTTTCTCATTGCCACTCAAATAGATTAAGCGCATGA
- a CDS encoding ATP-NAD kinase family protein, whose amino-acid sequence MRHFKLGLVINPYAGIGGALALKGSDGPEIRAKALAMGAEKRANAKTKLALEELLAHKENLTIYTAAGEMGEDLSRSMGFNTQVIYTPETSQTEAFDSQQAAACLLDVNVDLILFAGGDGTARNIYDTVADNVAVLGVPAGCKIHSGVYAITPKSAGRVVNMLIQGEIVSLSEAEVKDIDEEQFRQGRVSARYYGEMRVPTELRYVQAVKMGGKESEELVLTDIAAQIIDLMQDLPETVFVMGSGSTVAAIMHELGLENTLLGVDIVIDQQLVHQDATEQDILEFIKDKPSKLVITLIGGQGHIFGRGNQQLSPQVVNTIGRQNINIVATKTKLQSLQGRPLISDSGDTKLDAQLSGLIPVITGYRDQVLYPIAET is encoded by the coding sequence ATGAGACATTTTAAATTAGGTCTGGTTATCAATCCTTATGCGGGAATCGGTGGCGCGCTGGCGTTAAAAGGCAGTGATGGCCCCGAAATCCGAGCAAAAGCTCTGGCAATGGGGGCTGAAAAACGTGCCAATGCAAAAACAAAGTTAGCACTGGAAGAATTATTAGCGCACAAAGAAAATCTGACTATCTACACGGCAGCAGGAGAAATGGGCGAAGACCTAAGCCGTTCAATGGGGTTTAACACCCAAGTAATATATACACCAGAAACCTCTCAAACAGAGGCGTTTGATAGCCAACAGGCCGCCGCTTGTTTGCTCGATGTTAATGTGGATCTAATACTGTTCGCTGGAGGCGATGGAACTGCCCGTAATATTTATGACACTGTCGCTGATAACGTCGCAGTGTTAGGCGTGCCCGCAGGCTGTAAAATTCATTCTGGTGTTTACGCCATCACACCTAAATCTGCCGGTCGGGTTGTGAATATGTTGATTCAAGGGGAAATCGTCAGTTTGAGTGAAGCTGAAGTGAAAGATATCGACGAGGAGCAGTTTCGCCAAGGCCGAGTGAGTGCACGATATTATGGCGAAATGCGAGTCCCCACTGAGTTGCGTTATGTTCAAGCTGTTAAAATGGGCGGCAAGGAATCAGAAGAGTTAGTGTTAACTGATATTGCCGCGCAGATTATAGATTTGATGCAAGATTTGCCCGAGACTGTATTCGTGATGGGGTCGGGGTCAACAGTAGCCGCCATCATGCATGAGTTAGGACTGGAAAACACTCTGTTGGGCGTTGATATAGTGATCGACCAGCAATTAGTCCATCAAGATGCAACTGAACAAGATATTTTAGAATTCATTAAGGATAAACCCAGCAAACTGGTGATCACATTAATCGGTGGTCAAGGACATATCTTTGGACGAGGAAATCAACAACTTAGTCCGCAAGTAGTCAATACTATCGGACGTCAAAATATCAATATAGTCGCCACTAAGACTAAACTGCAATCTTTGCAAGGTCGGCCATTAATTAGTGACTCAGGGGATACTAAGTTGGATGCCCAGTTATCAGGGTTAATTCCGGTGATAACCGGTTATCGTGACCAGGTTTTATATCCAATTGCAGAAACTTAA
- a CDS encoding YfcL family protein: protein MSHQQLENFIQQAESQLDGVVETGTDDELFIAGYLHGHFSLVVSQALSSEQANIETLDTLLSENLNSAFEQKELEPEDQQKVLMLWQSILKSA from the coding sequence GTGTCGCACCAGCAATTAGAAAATTTTATTCAACAAGCCGAATCTCAGTTAGATGGAGTGGTGGAAACAGGCACCGATGACGAACTTTTTATTGCTGGTTATTTGCATGGCCACTTTTCACTCGTTGTCAGTCAAGCGCTAAGCAGTGAGCAAGCCAATATCGAAACCTTAGATACCTTGTTATCTGAAAACTTAAACAGTGCCTTTGAGCAAAAGGAGCTGGAACCAGAGGATCAGCAAAAAGTGTTGATGTTGTGGCAGTCCATCTTGAAAAGCGCTTAA
- a CDS encoding FlgO family outer membrane protein, whose translation MKILKKQKLHGCVWTILALCLTGCSSMSDSENQPKMQYEESLPALGNIEYHTSILANELFAGVTANRDYRYAVVSFVPVTNLQFDKTYQHPLMLLGHQLSEGMVTEASRRGFITQDYKITNDILVTKEAEYALSRDVSRLAPLQNVDFYIAGTITEQQEGAIVNARIIHVETKDVVASATKFFPAELFWQREKVTMRGGMIYRTGS comes from the coding sequence GTGAAGATTCTAAAAAAACAAAAACTGCATGGCTGTGTATGGACGATTCTAGCTTTGTGTTTGACAGGCTGTTCTTCTATGTCGGATTCTGAAAATCAGCCAAAAATGCAATATGAAGAATCTTTACCGGCACTTGGCAACATTGAATATCACACGTCAATACTCGCCAATGAATTGTTTGCAGGTGTGACCGCCAATCGCGATTATCGCTATGCTGTGGTGAGCTTTGTGCCTGTGACCAATCTGCAATTTGATAAAACTTATCAGCATCCGTTGATGCTTTTAGGGCATCAATTATCGGAAGGAATGGTCACTGAAGCGAGTCGTCGTGGATTTATTACTCAAGACTATAAGATTACAAACGATATATTAGTAACGAAAGAAGCAGAATACGCCTTAAGTCGTGACGTTTCTCGATTGGCGCCATTGCAAAATGTAGACTTTTATATTGCCGGTACTATTACCGAACAGCAAGAAGGGGCTATCGTGAATGCGAGAATTATTCACGTGGAAACTAAAGATGTTGTGGCTTCGGCAACTAAATTTTTTCCTGCAGAACTGTTTTGGCAAAGAGAAAAAGTCACCATGAGAGGTGGCATGATTTATCGCACAGGTTCTTAA
- a CDS encoding FlgO family outer membrane protein produces MTRLILLFTATLLVSGCSSFSLFGESDSQKPENNSKTEMTPQMQVVNIVADPAMQSTDNTKSSTSSQPDLYGSEQADALYGNGSGTSARMVTKHVGDYVQNMTQDLISNMEYITDKTPVGVTNFALIDSNLQRSNLLGFQLTESFMHELHKFRIPVIDFKATEYIRVTEHGDFLLSRDFLELTEQSPIEYILTGTLTKHQGGYIVNARILGLKSKAVVASAQMLMPFYVVDALLPSEHNMVDGVQLTQGE; encoded by the coding sequence GTGACTAGACTAATATTATTATTCACTGCCACCTTACTTGTGTCAGGTTGTTCAAGCTTTTCTTTATTTGGAGAGTCAGACTCACAAAAGCCTGAGAATAACTCTAAAACGGAAATGACACCGCAAATGCAGGTAGTCAATATTGTTGCTGATCCTGCTATGCAATCTACTGACAATACAAAGTCATCAACCTCGTCACAGCCAGATTTATATGGCAGTGAACAGGCAGACGCGCTTTACGGTAATGGCAGCGGTACTAGTGCGCGCATGGTAACAAAACATGTTGGAGATTATGTGCAAAACATGACCCAAGATTTGATTTCTAACATGGAGTACATAACCGATAAAACTCCCGTTGGTGTGACTAATTTTGCGCTAATCGACAGTAACCTGCAAAGAAGTAACCTTTTAGGATTTCAACTCACCGAGTCTTTTATGCATGAATTGCACAAATTTCGGATTCCCGTGATTGATTTCAAAGCCACTGAATATATTCGTGTTACCGAACATGGAGACTTTTTGCTAAGCAGAGATTTTTTAGAGTTAACAGAGCAATCTCCAATCGAATATATCCTAACGGGTACTTTGACTAAGCATCAAGGTGGATACATTGTTAATGCACGGATACTTGGTTTAAAAAGCAAAGCCGTGGTGGCAAGTGCACAAATGCTGATGCCGTTTTACGTGGTAGATGCTTTATTACCAAGTGAACACAATATGGTTGATGGTGTGCAATTAACCCAAGGGGAATAG
- a CDS encoding FlgO family outer membrane protein, which translates to MKCIKNIPVLLTCTCLLISGCASTENAFANWFSTPEPPPEAPAVKVDMSPDPDTGLVYRADSRQRMKDSNLQSEQQSRAIYRAPNSLYQPAYTHKSLADYAEQLTMELVRNGRQLDTQSKVGIASFVNFDNTLKHTSVLGNQLAEMLIVEVQGFGVQVIDFKTTDYIGVGANGDMVFSRDARKLSNQLGLDFILSGTLVRNQKGVRVNARIISMDSKIVVSSASVLIPNFVVKSLQPEYVLVGE; encoded by the coding sequence GTGAAGTGCATTAAAAATATTCCAGTTTTATTGACTTGCACATGCTTGTTGATAAGCGGCTGTGCTTCGACTGAAAATGCATTTGCAAACTGGTTCTCGACTCCTGAACCTCCTCCCGAAGCACCTGCTGTAAAGGTCGATATGTCCCCAGATCCTGACACTGGATTGGTTTATCGTGCTGACTCGAGGCAGCGGATGAAGGATTCAAATTTGCAAAGTGAGCAGCAGTCTAGGGCAATTTATCGTGCCCCTAACTCCTTGTATCAACCCGCGTACACCCACAAATCTCTAGCTGACTATGCTGAGCAGTTGACTATGGAGCTGGTCAGAAATGGCCGACAATTAGACACCCAAAGTAAAGTGGGGATTGCATCTTTTGTAAACTTCGACAATACGTTAAAACACACTAGCGTACTAGGCAATCAATTGGCTGAAATGTTGATTGTAGAAGTGCAAGGATTTGGTGTGCAAGTAATTGATTTTAAAACCACCGATTACATAGGTGTTGGGGCCAACGGAGACATGGTGTTTAGCCGTGATGCGCGAAAATTGTCCAACCAGTTAGGGCTAGATTTTATCTTGTCAGGTACCTTGGTTCGCAATCAAAAGGGAGTTCGTGTGAATGCAAGAATTATCTCCATGGATTCTAAAATTGTGGTTTCTAGTGCTTCGGTACTTATCCCCAATTTTGTTGTGAAATCCTTACAGCCGGAATATGTTTTAGTCGGCGAATAA
- the mnmC gene encoding bifunctional tRNA (5-methylaminomethyl-2-thiouridine)(34)-methyltransferase MnmD/FAD-dependent 5-carboxymethylaminomethyl-2-thiouridine(34) oxidoreductase MnmC codes for MTIKPAKIVYNSDGTPVAEDFDDVYFSNHNGLEESRYVFLKNNQLPESWTTHSQRSFVIAETGFGTGLNFLATWQLFEQFSLHSEKSEPLCLHFISCEKFPIPKADLITALDKWPDLKQYATQLIDQYPDLVAGCHRMSFAQGKVILDLWLGEATEVFSSMHNQPQGLVDAWFLDGFAPSKNPQMWNSDLYQQMARLSKQGASFATFTAAGIVKRGLAEQGFEVKKVKGFGRKRDMLVGQFNQAGVNRRSSRYFQRHGMQLTSAKKRSIGIVGGGIAAANLALSLIQKGFQVTVMCKDAKLAQGASGNPQGGFYPQLNAEANISSRIQALSFGFACRRYRQLLNQGYQYAHQWCGVLQVGFNPAVLKRQQNLLQNGIWPDTLINYSDEQNSTLVSGLDLPYEGLFIQQGGWLSPPDLVNAMFKWAQEQGHCDILLDAEVSQITKQDEQWVVDLPEKYHSQCKTFDGLIIATGSDIPHFSYCDAIPFQLVRGQVEAIPTQPPLDNLRTVLCHKGYMTPALDGFHALGSTYVKQDTSQVYREKEQASNLDMHKKALAKTSWAEGIYAQETGRAAIRCSLPDHLPAVGAAFESSQQAQQFKHLYKALPIEHYEDAKDLGGLFIFAGLGSRGLTTAPLLSELLASQISNEPLPMANQLLDALNPNRFLIKNLIRRIYD; via the coding sequence TTGACTATCAAACCTGCCAAAATTGTATATAACTCAGATGGTACTCCCGTGGCAGAAGATTTCGACGATGTGTATTTCTCTAATCACAATGGCTTAGAAGAAAGTCGATACGTTTTTTTGAAAAACAATCAATTGCCGGAAAGTTGGACAACACACAGTCAAAGAAGTTTTGTAATTGCTGAGACTGGTTTCGGCACCGGTTTAAATTTTTTGGCCACTTGGCAGCTATTCGAACAATTTTCCCTTCATTCAGAAAAATCTGAACCTTTGTGTTTACACTTTATAAGTTGTGAAAAATTTCCAATACCCAAAGCTGATTTAATCACTGCTTTAGATAAATGGCCAGACCTAAAACAGTACGCTACGCAACTAATTGACCAATACCCGGATTTGGTTGCTGGTTGCCATCGTATGAGCTTTGCCCAAGGGAAAGTTATCCTAGACCTTTGGTTAGGAGAAGCTACCGAGGTTTTTTCAAGTATGCACAATCAACCTCAAGGTCTCGTAGACGCTTGGTTTTTAGATGGATTTGCACCGAGTAAAAATCCTCAGATGTGGAACTCTGATCTCTATCAACAAATGGCAAGGCTGAGCAAACAAGGGGCTAGCTTTGCCACTTTCACCGCTGCTGGAATTGTTAAGCGAGGTTTAGCCGAACAAGGGTTTGAAGTAAAAAAGGTCAAAGGGTTTGGGCGCAAACGGGACATGTTAGTGGGTCAGTTTAACCAGGCTGGCGTTAATCGCCGATCTAGTCGCTATTTCCAACGCCATGGTATGCAACTCACGTCAGCAAAAAAACGCTCCATTGGCATCGTGGGAGGCGGCATAGCTGCTGCGAATTTAGCCCTATCACTTATCCAAAAAGGATTTCAAGTGACAGTCATGTGTAAGGACGCTAAATTGGCCCAAGGCGCTTCAGGTAACCCCCAAGGCGGTTTTTATCCACAGCTCAACGCAGAAGCGAATATTTCCAGCCGTATTCAAGCATTATCGTTTGGTTTTGCCTGTCGTCGATACCGACAACTGCTAAACCAAGGCTACCAATACGCTCACCAATGGTGTGGAGTATTGCAAGTGGGATTTAATCCTGCGGTACTAAAGCGCCAGCAAAACCTATTGCAAAATGGCATTTGGCCAGACACTTTAATAAATTACAGTGATGAGCAAAACTCCACTCTCGTCTCCGGCCTAGACTTGCCCTACGAAGGATTATTTATTCAACAAGGGGGATGGTTAAGTCCACCAGATTTAGTCAATGCAATGTTTAAATGGGCACAAGAGCAAGGTCATTGCGACATTCTATTAGATGCAGAAGTCTCACAAATTACTAAACAAGACGAGCAATGGGTTGTAGACCTTCCTGAGAAGTATCACAGTCAGTGTAAGACATTTGATGGGTTAATTATTGCCACAGGCTCTGATATTCCACATTTTTCGTACTGTGATGCAATTCCTTTCCAGTTAGTAAGAGGACAGGTTGAAGCAATTCCAACCCAACCACCGTTGGATAATCTGCGAACAGTTTTATGCCACAAAGGTTACATGACACCTGCTTTGGATGGGTTTCATGCTTTAGGGTCCACCTATGTCAAACAAGATACTAGTCAGGTTTATAGAGAAAAAGAACAAGCTAGTAATTTAGACATGCACAAAAAAGCCTTAGCAAAAACCAGTTGGGCAGAAGGTATTTATGCACAAGAAACAGGACGGGCGGCGATTCGCTGTTCCTTACCAGATCACCTTCCAGCAGTAGGTGCAGCGTTTGAATCCAGTCAACAAGCACAGCAATTTAAGCATTTATACAAAGCGTTACCCATTGAGCATTATGAAGATGCAAAGGATTTAGGAGGATTATTTATTTTTGCAGGTTTAGGCTCAAGAGGATTAACCACCGCCCCTTTACTGTCAGAGCTATTGGCATCGCAGATTAGTAATGAACCACTCCCAATGGCTAATCAGTTGCTCGATGCGCTTAATCCAAATCGGTTTTTAATTAAAAATTTAATCAGGCGGATTTACGATTAA
- the fabB gene encoding beta-ketoacyl-ACP synthase I, with protein sequence MRRAVITGIGIVSSIGNNQQEVLESLQQGRSGITFSDEFAEMGLRSQVWGKVDIDFKEHIDRKQLRFMGDAAAYAYIAMQQAVEDSGLPEDQVSNIRTGIIAGSGGASSKSQVDAADILREKGVKRVGPYMVTKSMASTVSACLATPFKIKGINYSIASACATSAHCIGNALELIQLNKQDVVFAGGGEELHWTLSVQFDAMGALSSKYNDNPSVASRTYDADRDGFVSSGGGGMVVVEELEHALARGAKIYAEVVGYGATSDGVDMVAPSGEGAVRCMKMAMQDVDTPIDYLNTHGTSTPVGDVKELAAIQEVFGGKSPAISSTKSMTGHALGAAGVNETIYSILMMENDFIAPSINIDNLDAAAEGLDVVTSPREAKLNTIMSNSFGFGGTNATLVLKKYEA encoded by the coding sequence ATGAGAAGAGCAGTCATAACAGGTATCGGCATTGTTTCTAGCATAGGTAATAACCAGCAAGAAGTTCTGGAATCTTTGCAACAAGGTCGTTCAGGCATCACCTTTTCAGATGAGTTCGCGGAAATGGGTCTGCGTTCACAGGTCTGGGGAAAGGTAGATATTGATTTTAAAGAGCACATAGATCGTAAACAGTTACGCTTCATGGGTGACGCAGCGGCTTATGCATACATTGCAATGCAGCAAGCTGTTGAAGATTCAGGTTTGCCTGAAGATCAAGTGTCTAACATTCGAACTGGTATTATTGCTGGTTCTGGCGGCGCATCGTCTAAAAGTCAGGTTGATGCTGCTGATATTTTGCGTGAGAAAGGGGTTAAGCGCGTTGGTCCTTATATGGTTACCAAGTCGATGGCTAGTACTGTTTCTGCATGCTTGGCAACGCCATTTAAGATCAAAGGGATTAATTACTCAATTGCTTCAGCCTGTGCTACCAGTGCCCATTGTATTGGTAACGCGTTAGAGTTGATTCAATTAAACAAACAAGATGTTGTGTTTGCTGGTGGTGGTGAAGAACTTCACTGGACCTTATCCGTGCAGTTTGACGCTATGGGTGCATTGTCATCTAAATATAATGACAATCCGTCAGTCGCGTCACGCACCTATGATGCTGACCGCGATGGTTTTGTCAGCTCTGGCGGTGGTGGTATGGTCGTGGTTGAAGAACTTGAACATGCTTTGGCCCGTGGCGCTAAAATTTACGCTGAAGTTGTAGGCTATGGTGCCACTTCTGATGGTGTGGATATGGTAGCCCCTTCAGGTGAAGGCGCAGTGCGTTGTATGAAAATGGCAATGCAAGATGTCGATACACCAATTGATTATCTAAATACTCACGGTACCTCTACACCAGTGGGTGATGTTAAGGAATTAGCAGCCATTCAAGAAGTGTTTGGTGGTAAAAGCCCAGCAATTAGCTCAACTAAGTCTATGACTGGTCACGCGCTAGGTGCAGCGGGGGTTAACGAAACTATTTACAGTATTTTGATGATGGAAAATGACTTCATTGCACCATCTATTAATATTGATAATTTGGACGCAGCCGCTGAGGGGTTAGATGTGGTGACTTCACCACGAGAAGCTAAGCTCAATACTATTATGTCGAATAGTTTTGGTTTTGGTGGTACTAACGCCACATTAGTTTTGAAAAAATACGAAGCTTAA
- a CDS encoding Crp/Fnr family transcriptional regulator, whose amino-acid sequence MDNSEIEYLFKHNNWLDQLPIDVIQALISVSKIKMLSKGQILHAKGDSADGIYCILKGKIRVSNVNSQGKEMVLTWLESGTWFGEISMFDDLPRSHDAHADETTSLLMIPKLTFQNLLQNKPHFYPHFMRMLCQRIRVTFNLIDETGGLSLLGQLARRIILLANGLHNSNQNQKSKRIAISQESLAHMINSSRQTVNKLLNELNQKKIVKVDYGTIEIINMQALERLCEI is encoded by the coding sequence ATGGATAATTCAGAGATAGAGTATCTTTTCAAACACAACAATTGGCTCGATCAGTTGCCTATTGATGTCATTCAAGCATTAATTTCAGTGAGTAAAATAAAGATGCTCAGCAAAGGGCAAATATTGCATGCTAAAGGCGATAGTGCAGACGGAATTTATTGTATTCTGAAAGGAAAAATTCGAGTTAGTAACGTCAATTCACAGGGTAAGGAAATGGTTCTCACTTGGCTGGAAAGTGGGACTTGGTTTGGTGAAATATCGATGTTTGACGATTTGCCTAGAAGCCATGACGCCCATGCGGATGAAACCACCAGCTTGCTGATGATCCCCAAACTAACATTTCAGAATTTACTGCAAAATAAACCACACTTCTATCCGCATTTTATGCGTATGTTGTGTCAACGTATCAGAGTCACGTTTAATCTAATCGACGAAACTGGCGGTTTATCTTTATTGGGACAATTGGCGCGCCGAATTATATTACTGGCCAACGGACTTCATAACAGCAACCAAAATCAAAAAAGCAAACGGATCGCTATATCGCAAGAATCATTGGCACATATGATTAATAGTTCGCGGCAGACAGTAAATAAACTATTGAATGAGTTGAATCAAAAGAAAATTGTCAAAGTTGACTACGGGACAATAGAAATTATAAATATGCAGGCGTTAGAAAGACTGTGTGAAATATAA
- a CDS encoding class II aldolase/adducin family protein yields the protein MDSKVQELVSEQEWQMRVNLAACYRIVAHYGWDDLVFTHISARVPGPEHHFLINPYGLMFDEVTASNLVKVDLQGKIVMDSPYNINPAGFTIHSAVHEAREDALCVMHLHTTAGVALSTLEGGLQAYSQQSLFPLSSLAYHDYEGVALNPDEKIRLVADLADKNFMILRNHGLLTCGETVADTFLYMFLLQRSCEIQLQAQATGQPLIKIPDPILDGIQAQAKQVTRSVGGALAWPGILRKLDKVSPGYDQ from the coding sequence GTGGATTCCAAAGTTCAAGAATTAGTAAGTGAGCAAGAGTGGCAAATGCGCGTTAATTTAGCCGCGTGTTATCGTATCGTCGCCCATTATGGTTGGGATGATTTGGTGTTTACCCATATTTCCGCCCGTGTACCTGGACCAGAGCACCATTTTTTAATTAATCCGTATGGCTTAATGTTTGACGAGGTGACAGCTTCCAACTTAGTCAAAGTTGATCTGCAAGGAAAGATAGTGATGGACTCGCCGTATAATATTAATCCTGCTGGATTTACGATTCACTCTGCAGTGCATGAGGCCAGAGAAGACGCTTTATGTGTAATGCATTTGCATACCACTGCTGGCGTTGCGCTTTCAACCCTTGAAGGTGGACTACAGGCTTATAGCCAGCAATCCTTATTCCCTCTGTCTTCATTGGCTTATCATGATTATGAAGGTGTTGCCCTTAATCCCGATGAGAAAATACGCCTAGTTGCTGATTTGGCTGATAAAAACTTTATGATTTTGCGCAATCATGGTTTATTAACTTGTGGTGAAACCGTAGCTGACACGTTTTTGTATATGTTTTTGTTGCAACGCTCCTGTGAAATTCAACTACAGGCACAGGCAACAGGACAGCCATTGATTAAAATTCCAGATCCCATTTTAGATGGTATTCAAGCTCAGGCGAAACAAGTCACACGTTCCGTTGGTGGTGCTTTGGCATGGCCAGGAATTTTGCGCAAATTAGACAAAGTTAGCCCTGGTTACGATCAGTAG
- a CDS encoding FKBP-type peptidyl-prolyl cis-trans isomerase — protein MKFIVLAVVIAIAIFYFNRNSNNKKLAIENTAVGKEFLVNNKTNQDVVETASGLQYQILQKGNGDEHPKANSTVKVHYHGMLIDGSVFDSSVDRGEPISFPLNQVIPGWTEGVQLMVVGDKFKFFIPADLAYGDRATGKITPGSLLIFEVELLEIQ, from the coding sequence ATGAAATTTATTGTTTTAGCTGTGGTCATTGCAATTGCAATATTCTACTTCAATAGAAATTCAAATAATAAAAAGTTAGCAATTGAAAATACTGCTGTGGGAAAAGAATTTTTGGTTAACAACAAAACGAACCAAGATGTTGTGGAAACAGCCTCAGGGCTGCAATATCAAATATTGCAAAAAGGTAATGGTGACGAACATCCAAAAGCCAACTCAACTGTTAAAGTACACTACCACGGCATGTTAATAGATGGCAGTGTGTTTGATAGCTCAGTTGACCGAGGCGAACCTATCAGTTTTCCATTGAACCAAGTTATTCCAGGTTGGACCGAGGGTGTTCAATTGATGGTGGTTGGAGATAAGTTTAAGTTTTTCATACCTGCTGATTTAGCCTATGGTGACCGTGCTACCGGAAAAATAACACCGGGCTCTTTGCTCATTTTCGAAGTGGAACTGTTAGAAATACAATAA